A portion of the Myripristis murdjan chromosome 13, fMyrMur1.1, whole genome shotgun sequence genome contains these proteins:
- the LOC115370700 gene encoding uncharacterized protein LOC115370700, translated as MMGAENLMGLVVAALLLPGVGGAEHTLFHYAPVGDDVTLPCGDVPRRDCSSVSWSFYKGGDVRYTQEVLRGTVSEKSDKASRLSVSSNCSLRVRDLRAGDAGSYLCDQHGDGGTQINVYLSLLSISSPSRVTDLTPGGNLVLSCFLFSYYNAGMCKGYSSLGFSLSWLDEDGAALQNNSRYELIQGSSCNVTLAVRLQQEDNNRKWRCQMHSSTENHVMTLLDFRSTFVFQSPVSDPTVSPSSPEPPAAQLPISRIVLCAALPVMIVIVAVFTWRTDRKRGREFAKAIEFQEIK; from the exons atgatGGGTGCCGAAAATCTGATGGGACTCGTGGTCGCCGCTCTGCTCCTTCCAG gtgtgggCGGGGCGGAGCACACCCTCTTTCACTACGCCCCTGTCGGCGATGACGTCACTCTGCCGTGTGGCGACGTGCCTCGGCGGGACTGCTCCTCGGTCTCGTGGAGCTTCTACAAGGGCGGCGACGTCAGGTACACCCAGGAGGTCCTCAGGGGCACGGTGAGTGAGAAGTCGGACAAAGCCAGCCGCTTGTCCGTCTCGTCCAACTGCTCCCTCCGTGTCCGGGACCTGAGGGCCGGGGACGCCGGCTCCTACCTGTGTGACCAGCACGGGGACGGCGGCACGCAGATAAACGTGtacctctccctgctctccatCTCGTCACCCAGCCGGGTCACCGACCTGACGCCCGGCGGAAACCTTGTCCTCAGCTGCTTCCTCTTCTCCTACTACAATGCTGGCATGTGCAAGGGCTACTCCAGCCTCGGCTTCAGCCTCAGCTGGCTGGACGAGGACGGTGCCGCACTGCAGAACAACAGCAG GTATGAGCTCATCCAGGGCTCCAGCTGCAATGTCACTCTGGCTGTGAGGCTCCAGCAGGAAGACAACAACAGAAAGTGGAGGTGCCAGatgcacagcagcacagaaaaccACGTGATGACGCTCCTGGACTTCAGATCCACCTTTGTGTTCCAGAGTCCTGTCTCTGATCCGACTGTGAGCCCGTCCAGCCCCGAGCCCCCCGCGGCCCAGCTGCCCATCAGCCGCATCGTGCTGTGTGCAGCTCTGCCGGTCATGATAGTGATCGTGGCCGTCTTCACGTGGAGAACCGACCGCAAGAGGGGCCGAGAGTTTGCAAAAGCCATTGAGTTTCAAGAGATTAAATAA
- the ints4 gene encoding integrator complex subunit 4: MAAHLKKRVYEEFSKVVQIPHEEVPAKKLRLSKPSKSAALHVDLCKATNSTDALQYLLQFARKPVEAESVEGVVRILLEHYYKETDNSVRLKIASLLGLLSKTQGFSPDCIVDDVISTLNNEKSHQVLVQLLDTLLVIGTQLPENPAVRQRLIEVACKHLSDTYFGVRIKCLQLLGCLGTVDAPLTKDNEGQGMSTGGVRDVQNVISDYFGDQDPRVRTAAIKAMLQLHERGMKIHQIIYDQACRLLSDDYEQVRSAAVQMVWVLSQLYPESIVPIPSSNEEIRLVDDSFGKISHMVSDGSWMVRVQAAKTLGSMLQVSPHFLEQTLDKKLMSDLRRKRTAHERAKELYTSGEFSSGRKWADDAPKEKVDTNAVNLIASGACGAFVHGLEDEMYEVRIAAVEALCLLARSSPSFAEKCLDFLVDMFNDEIEEVRLQSIHVLREISTHITLREDQLDTVLAVLEDSSRDIREALHELLCYTNVSTKECIQLALLELLKNLNKYPTDRNSVWKCLKFLGSRHPTLVLPLVPELLSTHPYFDTPEPDMDDPAYIAVLVLVFNAAKSCPTMPALFSDHTFRHYAYLRDSLSHLVPPLRLPGRKPLYGLDSVDSGGGSGSVEAAHLFLQQSLNRVSTVQNLEAPGAQDLLDFTIRDLQRLGQLQPELAGAADFSATYLRCQLLLMKALQEKLWNMAVPLCLKQNATATAAARQILEETYKLEFLYSGLESRQVATIHHVRLQAKALQLVLTARTRRGLEPLIGSCEKFLQDVESFQRLFLTELPHLQDSFVEKLLELMPRLSSCKPAELVKILQTTLRQSGLLQLRLPEQIHRATATIIEPTGESDNPLRFTSGLVVALDLDATLEHVQDPQNTVKVQLLYPDGQSHVIQPRPGDFRKPGPHRHRLITQVYLSHTAWTEPCQVEVRLLLAYSSSSSSSSSSSSKAGWSDSTDSLPPPEAAIEGTIPFSKSVKVFIMPKPARR, translated from the exons ATGGCAGCACACCTGAAAAAGCGAGTTTATGAGGAATTTTCTAAAGTCGTTCAA ATTCCCCATGAGGAAGTTCCAGCGAAGAAGCTCCGTCTGTCCAAACCCAGCAAGTCTGCGGCACTGCACGTTGACCTCTGCAAGGCCACCAACTCAACCGATGCTCTGCAGTACCTGCTGCAGTTCGCCCGCAAGCCTGTGGAGGCAGAGAGCGTGGAAGGGGTGGTCCGCATCCTCCTGGAGCACTACTACAAG gaGACAGATAACTCAGTGAGACTGAAGATTGCCTCTCTGCTGGGCCTGCTGTCCAAAACGCAGGGTTTCAGCCCCGATTGCATCGTCGACGATGTCATCAGCACCCTCAACAACGAGA AGTCCCACCAGGTCCTCGTCCAGCTGCTGGACACTCTGCTGGTCATCGGCACACAGCTGCCCGAGAACCCCGCAGTCAGACAGCGGCTCATAGAAGTGGCCTgcaag cACCTGTCAGATACATATTTCGGGGTGAGGATCAAGTGTCTGCAGCTCTTGGGGTGTCTGGGCACAGTGGACGCTCCTCTCACCAAAGACAACGAGGGACAGGGGATGTCGACGG GAGGAGTGCGGGACGTCCAGAATGTCATCAGTGACTATTTTGGAGACCAGGACCCCAGAGTGCGGACTGCAGCCATCAAGGCCATG CTGCAGCTGCATGAGAGAGGAATGAAGATCCATCAGATCATCTATGACCAG gcCTGTAGGTTGCTCTCAGATGACTATGAGCAGGTCCGCTCGGCAGCAGTGCAGATGGTTTGGGTGCTCAGCCAGCTATACCCAGAGAG caTCGTGCCCATCCCCTCGTCCAATGAGGAGATCCGACTCGTCGATGACTCATTTGGGAAGATCAGTCACATGGTCAGTGACGGCTCCTGGATGGTCCGGGTGCAGGCCGCCAAAACTTTG GGTTCGATGCTGCAGGTCAGCCCTCACTTCCTGGAACAGACGCTGGATAAGAAGCTCATGTCAGACCTCAGG aggaaGCGTACGGCTCATGAGCGAGCCAAGGAGCTCTACACGTCTGGAGAGTTCTCCTCTGGCAGGAAGTGGGCCGACGACGCCCCCAAGGAGAAGGTGGACACCAACGCCGTCAACCTCATTGCCTCGGGGGCCTGCGGGGCCTTCGTACATGGCCTGGAGGACGAGATGTACG AGGTGCGTATTGCGGCGGTGGAGGCCCTGTGCCTGCTGGCTCGCTCTTCGCCAAGCTTCGCTGAGAAGTGTCTGGACTTCCTGGTTGACATGTTCAACGACGAGATCGAGGAGGTGAGGCTGCAGTCCATCCACGTGCTGAGGGAGATCTCCACTCACATCACACTCCGAGAGGATCAGCTGGACACTGTGCTGGCTGTGctggag gACTCGTCTCGTGACATCAGGGAAGCTCTCCATGAGTTGCTGTGTTACACCAACGTCTCCACCAAAGAGTGTATCCAGCTGgctctgctggagctgctgaaaaACCTCAACAAGTATCCTACTGACCGCAACTCAGTCTGGAA GTGTCTCAAGTTCCTGGGGTCCCGCCACCCAACTCTGGTGTTGCCGTTGGTTCCTGAGCTGCTCAGCACTCATCCTTACTTTGACACGCCAGAGCCTGACATGGACGACCCGGCCT ACATCGCTGTGTTGGTGCTGGTGTTTAACGCCGCCAAGTCCTGTCCCACCATGCCGGCACTGTTCTCCGACCACACGTTCAGACACTACGCCTACCTCCGAGACAGCCTGTCACACCTCGTACCACCGCTCAgg CTGCCGGGCAGGAAGCCGCTGTACGGTCTGGACTCGGTGGATTCTGGTggtggttctggttctgtggaGGCGGCTCATCTCTTCCTGCAGCAGAGTCTGAACCGAGTCAGCACCGTCCAGAACCTGGAGGCCCCAGGAGCCCAGGACCTGCTGGACTTCACCATacg agaCCTGCAGCGGCTCGGCCAGCTGCAGCCCGAACTGGCCGGAGCCGCCGACTTCAGCGCCACCTACCTGCGCTGCCAGCTGCTGCTCATGAag GCACTGCAGGAGAAGCTGTGGAACATGGCCGTCCCCCTCTGCCTCAAACAGAATGCCACAGCAACCGCTGCAGCCCGccag ATCCTAGAAGAGACCTACAAGCTGGAGTTTCTGTACAGCGGCTTGGAGAGCCGACAGGTGGCCACGATTCACCACGTCCGCCTGCAGGCCAAAGCTCTGCAGCTCGTCCTCACCGCCCGCACACGGCGAGG GTTGGAGCCTCTCATTGGCAGCTGTGAGAAGTTTTTACAGGACGTTGAGTCTTTTCAGAG GCTGTTCCTGACGGAGCTGCCCCACCTGCAGGACAGCTTTGTGGAGAAGCTTCTGGAGCTGATGCCGCGGCTGTCGTCCTGTAAGCCGGCGGAGCTGGTGAAGATCCTGCAGACCACGCTGAGGCAGAGCGGCCTGCTGCAGCTCAGACTGCCTGAACAG ATCCACCGGgcgacagccaccatcatcgaGCCGACAGGGGAGTCTGACAATCCGCTGAGGTTCACGTccggcctggtggtggcgctagACCTCGACGCTACACTGGAGCACGTCCAGGACCCGCAGAACACCGTGAAGGTTCAG CTTCTGTATCCAGACGGTCAGAGTCATGTGATCCAGCCCAGACCTGGAGACTTCAGGAAGCCCGGGCCCCACAGACACAGGCTCATCACACAGGTTTACCTGTCGCACACTGCGTGGACAG aGCCCTGTCAGGTAGAGGTGCGCCTCCTGCTCGCTTACAGCTCCTCTTCGTcgtcgtcgtcctcctcctcctccaaggCAGGATGGAGTGACAGCACCGACAGCCTCCCACCACCAGAGGCCGCCATAGAGGGAACCATCCCCTTCAGCAAGTCCGTCAAAGTCTTCATCATGCCCAAACCTGCCCGTCGCTGA